A stretch of the Dioscorea cayenensis subsp. rotundata cultivar TDr96_F1 chromosome 4, TDr96_F1_v2_PseudoChromosome.rev07_lg8_w22 25.fasta, whole genome shotgun sequence genome encodes the following:
- the LOC120258342 gene encoding dirigent protein 19-like translates to MVKPLPLLLLLLTINTTTSSSSSSSSSSSSEKLKRVKNKKLTHFTEYWHDIVSGPNPSGAMVAQAPTTNTSTTSFGLVRIIDNPLTKGPTMSSDLLGRAQGFYAFTSLESVGLFMAMNFIFTSGKYNGSTVTILGRDEIFTDVREMPVIGGSGLFRWAQGYAQARTSIVNMTTHDAVVKYDVHVMHY, encoded by the coding sequence ATGGTTAAACCTCtacctctcctcctcctcctcctcaccaTCAACACCAccacttcatcatcatcatcatcatcatcatcatcatcatcagagaAACTCAAAAgagtgaaaaacaaaaagctaaCACACTTCACAGAGTACTGGCATGACATAGTGAGCGGCCCCAACCCATCCGGTGCCATGGTGGCCCAAGCTCCGACCACCAACACCTCCACCACCTCCTTCGGCCTCGTTCGCATCATTGACAACCCTCTCACCAAAGGCCCAACCATGTCCTCCGATCTCCTCGGCCGTGCTCAGGGCTTCTACGCTTTCACTTCTTTGGAGTCTGTTGGCCTTTTCATGGCCATGAACTTTATCTTCACTTCCGGCAAGTATAACGGCAGCACTGTCACCATTCTTGGGCGGGATGAGATCTTCACTGACGTCCGAGAGATGCCGGTCATCGGCGGCAGTGGCCTTTTCCGGTGGGCTCAGGGGTATGCTCAGGCCAGGACTAGCATAGTCAATATGACTACTCATGATGCTGTTGTTAAGTATGATGTGCATGTAATgcattactaa
- the LOC120259082 gene encoding dirigent protein 19-like codes for MAKPLPLLLLFLLFLTITTTTTSSSSSSSSEKLKRMKKKKITHFTVYWHDIMSGPNPSGAMVAQAPTTKTSTTGFGLVRIIDNPLTKGPTMSSDLVGRAQGFYASTSMEYVGLMMAMNFAFTSGKYNGSTVTILGRNEVFTEVREMPVIGGSGLFRWAQGYAQARTSMLNMTTGDAVVKYDVHVMHY; via the coding sequence ATGGCTAAACCtctccctctcctcctcctcttcctcctcttccttaccatcaccaccaccaccacctcatcatcatcatcatcttcatcagagaaactcaaaagaatgaaaaagaaaaagataacacACTTTACAGTGTACTGGCATGACATAATGAGCGGCCCCAACCCATCCGGTGCCATGGTAGCCCAAGCTCCGACCACCAAAACCTCCACCACCGGCTTCGGCCTCGTCCGCATCATCGACAACCCTCTCACCAAAGGCCCAACCATGTCCTCCGACCTCGTCGGCCGTGCTCAGGGCTTTTATGCTTCCACTTCTATGGAGTATGTTGGGCTCATGATGGCCATGAACTTTGCTTTCACTTCTGGTAAGTATAATGGCAGCACTGTCACTATTCTTGGCCGGAATGAGGTCTTCACTGAAGTCCGTGAGATGCCGGTCATCGGCGGTAGTGGCCTTTTCCGGTGGGCTCAGGGTTATGCTCAGGCCAGGACTAGCATGCTTAATATGACTACTGGTGATGCTGTTGTCAAGTATGATGTGCATGTAATGCATTATTAA